Proteins from a single region of Primulina tabacum isolate GXHZ01 chromosome 5, ASM2559414v2, whole genome shotgun sequence:
- the LOC142544802 gene encoding uncharacterized protein LOC142544802, producing the protein MWFLRLLDNDIGFENQDGWTFTSDKQKGLIPAFENLFPNAENRFCVRHLYTNMKYDGFRGVAIKNALWAAARATRVEEFKRRMENLKKINHDAYLWLAKKPEQHWSKAYFSTIPKCDILLNNMCECFNSMILDAREKPVISMFETIRNLLMARFQTNREKAEKWDGVMCPKIKVVLAKNSKEAAAFSPLMADETHFQITGLHQQHSVDLCRMSCSCRKWDLTGIPCPHAVCAIWCKQENPEAYVHRFYSVLKYKQCYSRSIMPINGPAL; encoded by the coding sequence ATGTGGTTTCTGCGGTTGTTGGATAACGATATTGGCTTCGAGAATCAAGATGGTTGGACCTTCACGTCTGATAAGCAAAAAGGCTTGATTCCTGCATTTgagaatttgtttccaaatgctGAAAATAGATTTTGTGTTAGGCATTTGTACACCAACATGAAATATGATGGATTTAGAGGTGTGGCAATAAAAAATGCTCTTTGGGCTGCGGCTAGGGCGACAAGAGTTGAAGAGTTCAAAAGGCGGATGGAAAACTTGAAGAAGATTAATCATGATGCCTATTTATGGTTGGCAAAAAAACCTGAACAACACTGGTCCAAGGCATACTTCAGCACAATTCCAAAATGTGATATACTTCTTAACAACATGTGTGAGTGTTTCAACAGCATGATTTTAGATGCAAGAGAAAAACCAGTCATCTCAATGTTCGAAACAATAAGAAATTTGTTGATGGCCAGGTTTCAAACCAACAGAGAGAAGGCCGAGAAATGGGATGGTGTGATGTGTCCGAAAATTAAAGTTGTCTTGGCTAAGAATAGCAAGGAAGCAGCTGCTTTTAGTCCTTTGATGGCTGATGAGACACATTTTCAGATCACAGGATTACACCAGCAGCACTCTGTTGACCTGTGTAGAATGAGTTGCAGTTGTAGGAAATGGGATTTGACTGGAATTCCATGTCCACATGCTGTTTGTGCTATTTGGTGTAAGCAAGAAAACCCGGAGGCTTATGTACATCGTTTTTATAGTGTTTTGAAATACAAGCAATGTTACTCGCGATCCATCATGCCCATTAATGGACCAGCCTTGTGA